A window of Maledivibacter sp. genomic DNA:
CACTTAAGTCTAGTTTATAATTGTTTTTCTTAGATATGATTTTTGAAATAACTATCTGGCTTCCCCCTATAAGTATCCCTGGGATTACTCCTGCCATAAACAGGGCCCCAACCGATGCTCCAGATATCATTGAATAGGTTAGCATAGGAACACTAGGAGGTATTATCATTCCCATGGTAGAGGATGCGACTGTTATACCTGCTGAAAAGCCTCTACTGTAGCCTTTTTTAACCATCTGAGGAATCATAACTGATCCTATAGCAGATGTATCGGCAACCGACGACCCAGATATTCCACCAAAAATCATACTTGCAAATACATTTACTTCTCCTAAGCCTCCTTTAATAGGCTTTACAGTGAATAAACTAAAATCTATTATTCTTTTTGTTATTCCTCCTGAATTCATTAATTCACCAGCCAATATAAATAGGGGTAACGCTATCATTACATATATGTTGGTTCCAGCCCAAATTCTTTGAGGAATCATTTCTATAAACCCTGGATTTGTGAACATTAAGAACAATATACTTGACATACCTAATGAATAGCATATGGGTACACCAATTATTATAAATACTAAAAAAAATAATAAAAGAAATATTACATTCATTTGATAAATCCCTCCATTTATACTGCTAGCTTCCAACACTCTTTTGATTAGATAACTTGCCGCTTAATATATCCAATACTACACTTTTGATTTTCCATACCTCATAGAATGCCACTAGAATACAGCTAATAGGAAACATGGCATAAATCATCTTATTGGGTATTCGCATACCAGGGGATAAAACATTTCCCACTTTTTGTATCCATACAATGGAAGCTCTAAATACTATTATTTGGACAAAAATTACTATGAGCCCAATAATCACATCAGATATAGCCTTTCCCCTTTGCCCATACTTTTCAGTCAAGAATTCTATCTGTATATGTTCATTATGCTTAACTCCCAGCACAAGTCCAAAATAAGTAGTAGCCAAAAATAGGATTGTTATTAATTCTTCTGTCCAAACAAAGCTTATAGAAAAAACATATCTTAGAATTACACAAAGGATTACTAGAAAGCTCAACGACCCCATTAAGGATATACATAAAAATGATAAGGCTTTATTCAATATTTCTTCAACTCTATCCATATTTTCACCCACTCAAGCATAGTTTAATGGGGGTGCCTCAGGGATTATATTTTGAGACAACCCCAATATTAATTATATTTTATATTTTTTACTTTATTGCTTTGATCTCATCTATTAAGTCTTGACTAAAGTATTTCTTTTCATTGATAAAGTAATCATAAACAGGCTTAGCAAGCTTTCTAAACTCCTCTATTTGTTCTGGAGTCAACTCAGTAATTTCAACGCTATCCTTTATTTTTTCAAAGGCTTCCTTATTTCCTTCTATCATCATTTTGTCACTTATTACCATCATATCTTCAGCAGCTTTAGTCAGAAGTTCTTGATCTTCTTTACTCAACGTATCAAACCATGATTTTGAAACATAGAATGGATCTGGATGAACTTGATAGTTTATTACGGTTAGATATTTTTGAACTTCATTAAACTTCATGGATTCGATATTCACAAATGGATTTTCCTGTCCATCAGCTACTCCGGTTTTTAAAGCCATATAAGTTTCAACATATGGAACGGAAACTGGATTTGCACCTAATGCTTCCATAGTTTTGATTATACTTTCAACACCAGGGGTTCTAATCTTTAATCCCTTTAGATCTTCAGGACATTGTACAGGTCTTACATTATTTGTTATATTTCTAAATCCACCTGCATCACCGGTAGCTAAAATAACTATATTGTTTTTCTCGGCAGCCTTTGAAATCTTTTGTCCTACTTCTCCCCTTGCAGCCTTTTGGAAGCTTTCTACATCATCGAAAAGGAAGGGCATAGTATATACTAAAAGTTCAGTTGCAACATCATCAAATCTACCTGCTCTTACCCCTTGTATAGAACCCATCTTAACGGCTTCTATCATTTCAGGCTCATTTCCTAACTGACCCGATGGATATATCTCAACTTGTATTCTTCCATTTGATCTTTCCTCAACTATTTTCTCAAATTCTAAGAAAGATTTATGTCTTGGAGTAGTGGTTGGTTGTGAATGGCCTACCTTCATCACTATCTGTTCCTGTTTTTCCTTGGCTTTAGCATCATTTGAAGTAGTTTCACTAGAAGCCGGTTTTTGTGAACATCCTACCATCAATCCCATAATCATTATTACGGCTAGTAAAATACTAATACTCTTCTTTAACATCTTAAGTTCCTCCCTTTTATTTAAACGTTTTCCCCTTCTATAAAGACTTGAGCAAAAGTCCTTACATACATCCAAAACTCAAAAAACATACAGTACTTAGATATATATATTGGATTTCACTCTATAATCTCTATAGGAGGAAATTTATCTAACCAGCCAGCCACCATCTATAGCTAAAATATGTCCATTGACATAATCTGAGGCTTTACTAGCTAAAAATACTACAGTACCCATTAAATCAGATGTTTCTCCCCATCTTCCTGCAGGTATCCTACCTAAAATTTCTTCATTTCTTTTTTCATCGGCCCTTATAGGTGCTGTATTAGCCGTTGCTATATATCCAGGAGCTATTGCATTTATTTGTATATTTTTATCAGCTAACTCATTGGCAAAGGCCTTTGTAATCCCTGCAACTCCATGTTTACTTGCTGTATATGGTGGAACAAATTTTCCTCCTTGAAAGGATAGCATAGAAGCTATATTTATAATTTTCCCACAGCCTTGCTTCACCATATGCTTAACCGCACTTTGACTTAAATAATACACCGCATTTAAATTAATATCTATTACAGCTTCCCAATCCTCATCCTTATATTCTAAAATAGGAGATCTTCTTATTGTTCCTGCATTGTTAATAAGTACATCTATTCTTCCAAATCTTTTTATGCATTCATCTATGGATTGTTTCGCATTTTCCTTCTTGGAAAGATCTGTCTTTATAAACTCCACTTTTTGTCCTAATCCTTTGATTGATTCATTGATTTCTTCCCAGTTATCTTCATTATAGCTAATTATAAATATATCTGCTCCAGCCTTAGCTAATGCCATGACGTATGCAAGTCCTAACCCTGTATTACCTCCGGTTACTACTGCAACTTTTCCCTTTAATGAAAACATATCCAAGGAAAAACTTTCACATAATTCGCTTAAATTATAATCCATATATAAGCTCCTCCCTTATCTATTTTAAATCACAATTATTTATATGATCCATGTCAGAAAACACTTGATTTTCTCCTACCATACCCCATATAAATGTGTAGTTAGCAGTACCAACCCCGGAATGTATTGACCAGCTTGGAGAAATAACTGCTTGTTCATTTTTCATTACTATATGTCTAGTTTCTTCAGGTTTTCCCATCAAATGGAATACCAATCCATCCTCTGGCATATCGAAGTACATATAAACTTCCATTCTTCTTTCATGGGTATGGCAAGGCATAGTATTCCAAACATTGTTTGGTTCCAATATAGTCATTCCCATTGAAAGCTGACAGCTTTGACAAACCGCTGGATGAACATATTTATATATGGTTCTTTTATTGGACTGTTCTAAGGAACCTAAATGCTCTGGCTCAGCATCGCTTATATTAATTTTTTTCATAGGATATTCCTTATGTGCAGGAGCGCTATTGAAGTAAAATTTAGCTGTTTTTTCAGAATCTTCGCTACCAAATACTACTTCCTTCACACCCTTGCCTATGTATAATCCATCCCTTGGATTCATCTCTATTTTCTCTCCATCAGCTACTACATATCCCTTGCCTCCAATATTGATTATTCCTAACTCTCTTCTCTCAAGAAAATAATCTGTGCCAAGGCTTTTACCACCTTCCAATTTAAGGGGCTCTGTAGGACAAGCTCCTCCAACAATTATTCTATCAACATGGCTATATACGAGATTTATCTCATCCTTCTTGAATAAATCCTCTATCAAAAAGTTTTCTCTCAAACCCTGTGTATCAAGTTCTTTTCCTTCTACAGGACTAACACTATACCTAGTATCCATTTTATATTATCCCCTTTCACTACTTTTGATACTTTTATGATACTATAGTGCCATAATAAATGTCAATATTTTTTGTTGTTTTAATATAGATTTTTATTTTTTCGCTATATTTCAGCGGTTAAATGACACTTTTAAGACTAAAGTGTCATGATAAAGATACTTTAACTGAAAATGACCAGTGCTGAAGTCTTTACTCTTCATACACAAAGGAGTATTTCCAAACCAAAGTTCTAATAAATAAAAGCCATAGTTATTTAATAACTATGACTTATATTTGACGTACCGATTCTCGCTCTATTATTGAGTGACTTAGAAATGCCTTTATAGTAGTAAAATCGTATTTTATAATATTTATAAGCTGTTCTACGGATTTTTCTCCAAGTGATTTAAAATTCACCTCCACTGAAGTTAACGGAGGCACACTATATTCAGCCATATTTACATTATCCATTCCTACTACAGATATATCCTCGGGAATGGAGAATCCCATGGTTCTAGCAATATTGATAAACTTTATTGCCTTTGAATCGCATATACCAAAATATGCAGTTGGTCTATCCTTAGAAACCAATATATTTCTTATGGCTTTTTCACTTTCCTTACTATCCTGTGAAATTATTATATGTTTATCCTTAATTTCAATATCATTATCCTTCATAGCCTTTAAGTATCCATTTATTTTCAATTCATCAACTAACAATTCCTGGGGATTTCCTATAACCAAAATATCTCTATGCCCCTTATTTATAAGATAATTAACTACATCATAGGCAGCTTTTTCAAAATCAACACATACATAACTTATATCGGGAATTTCTATTCTATGGTTTATAAAGATATGGGGAATATTCTTTTTCTTTAAGAACTTTGCTTCTCTAATCTCATCCTCTTTGTTTTTACCTATTATCAATACTCCTTTATTGTCACTCTTGACCCAGTTGGAGTAATCCTCATCGATTTGCTTTCCGGACCTAATAACAAGGTTCACTTTTATATCCTTTTTTTCACATGCCTCCATTACTCCTTGAACCATCTGGGTAAATCCTTGGAAATGCATATATTCTGGAGATACGCTTATTTCAAAATTTAGATTGAGACTCTTCGTGAGCTTATCCATTTTATAGTTTAAGTCCTTCATAGCTTCTACTATCAATTGCTTACTAGATTCCCGTACATTGTTTCCGTTTAGAAATCTAAACACAGTACTTCTAGAAACTCCAGATTTTTTAACGATATCATCTATGGTAGCCATTTAATACACCTCTTAAACTAGTATTGATTCAAAGTATCTGTTTTTTGATACTGTTGTATCTTTTTATATAATATCATATTTTATGGTATTTTAAACATAAAATTGTTCAGTTACACAGGTAAGGAAATTGCATAACTCTAACTTGGCTAAGTTGCATAATAAATGTGGTATGCCTCTAGGGCATTTAAGACTATATGTAGCAGTAAGTTTTTGAGGATTGTAATTATGCAATTCTGCCAAATCACAGTTATGCAATTTCCTCTATTATAAAAACTTATTGCATATTTCATCTTTTTATCCTATACTTTCTATTAAGTTTTATTTCATGAAGGGTGGTTTATCGTATGAAATCTGATATTGTGCAATCAGTAGATCGAACCTTTGACATCATAGAGGCCTTAATGAGTGGAGAAGTGGGTTTAGTAGATTTATCAAAAAGGGTAAACTTAAATAAAAGTACTGTCCATAGACTTTTAAACACTCTCATCTATAGGGGATATGTTAATCAAAATGAGGATAATAATAAATATAAGCTCACATTAAAATTTTTGGAAATTGGCAGTATAACCCTAAATTCTGTAGATATTGTACTTATTGCCAAACAACACATTAAAAGACTTTCAGAGGAAACTAACGAAGTAGTTCACTTAGTTTCAATAGAGAAAAATGAAATAGTATATATAGATAAGATTGAGTCTAACAATACTATTAGAATGCATTCATATATTGGAAAAAGAATTCCAATATATTGTACTGCAGTGGGAAAAGCCTACATGGCACATTTGGATAATGATCAATTTTCAAAGCTTTGGAAGTCCGTTAAGGATGATTTGAGTAAACTCACGGAAAACACTATCATTTCAAAGGATGATATGCTAAAGGAACTAAATATCATAAGGCATAATGGCTTTGCAATAGACAATGAAGAAAATGAAAAAGGGGTAATATGTGTTGCTGCGCCAATATTTAATTATAACAAAGAAATCAAATATGCTATAAGTATTTCTACCCCCAAAATGAGAATAGATGAAGATAAAATAGAATACTTTGGAAAGCTAGTTAAAGAAACTTCCAGAGAAATTTCTAAAGACCTTGGATATATTTATTAGTGTCCAAGGTCTTTCCTTATATGCCCCCTTATCCTTGGGCATATGAAAAAATAAACGAGTAAGGTCATAGTTTATTTTTCAATCTGCCTTAGATAAAACTTAGATTCCCTTGAGACTCTATAGTCCTTAACATATTCACATTTCCCTTAGGTGTCAAATGTAATCCATCAATGTAAAATTCGGTCTTATTCTCTTCATTTATGATACTGCCCAATTCTCCACAAAAATCCACAACTTGGACATTGAAAATACCACTAAACTCCATAATCCATTCCCTTATTTCCATCAATTCTTCATTAACCCTTACAAAGTCAGTTATATTAGACCAATATCTTTTAGCCATTTTAGGTTCTGTTAAGGGCTGAGTTCCAATAATAGGTATTATATTATTTCCATAGGCTTGATGTACCATAGTAGAAATATTGGATTTAATGACATTTAAAGGTACCTCCATAATTAAATCATTTGCTCCTCCCATAATAAATACATATGAGGGTTTATTATCTATAACGTCTCCATAGAACCTAGACAGCATTCCCCCTGTGGAATCTCCATTAATCCCTTTATTCAATACCTCTACACCATATTTTTTCTCGATCAACTTTGTCCAAACCTCTGATCGACTTAATTTATAACCATAGGTTAAGCTATCACCAATACAAACTATCTTCAAAATCATTAGCTCCTTTCTTAGGGTAAACTACACTATAACCTATTTTATCAAATTCTCCAGCCTATTACATAAATAATCAACATATAAAATAAAAATAGTAATTTCCCCCTTGCTAAAAAGGATTTTTTTTTTTATAATCAAGATATAGGTTCAAATTATAAAACTTAGTTTCATATTGTGAAACATTTAGAGTCGGGAGGATTCTTATGAAAAGACATGAGATTATCAAACGAATTGAAGACACAGGTATAGTTGCTGTTGTAAGAGCAGAAAACACAGAAAAGGCAGTTAATATTTCAAAAGCATGTATGGAGGGTGGAATAGATGCAATTGAAGTTACATTCACTGTTCCTGGAGCCCATAGGGTAATCGAGGATTTAGTTAATGAATTTGGTGATAGGCTTCTAGTAGGTGCTGGTACTGTTCTTGATAGTGAAACAGCTAGGATTGCAATACTTGCAGGAGCCAAGTATATAGTTAGTCCAGGCTTTGATTTAGATACTGCAAAGCTATGTAATAGATATCAAATCCCCTATATGCCAGGTTGTATGACAATAAAAGAAATGATTACAGCTATGGAGGCCGGTGCGGATGTTATCAAGGTGTTCCCTGGAAGCGCATTTGGCCCTTCATTTATCAAAGCCATTAAAGGCCCTCTTCCACAAGCAGTACTTATGCCAACGGGTGGCGTTAGTTTAGATAATGTTGATCAATGGATCAAGAATGGCTGTGTAGCAGTTGGAGCTGGTGGAGCTTTAACTAAAGGATCTAGGGAAGATATAACTGAAACAGCTAAAAAATTCGTTAGTAAAATAAAAGAAGCTAGAAAATCTTAAATTCCAAATGGATTTTTAGTTCCAAGTTCCATGTTCCAAGTTTCAAGGATTTAAGTAGTTTTTAGTGTCTTAAAACAAACTTCAAATACTTAAGGAAATTATAAATTTATAGATGGAGGTTATTTAAATGAAAAAAGTTGTTACCATGGGCGAAATAATGCTTAGACTTTCTACACCTGGATATGGGAGATTTGTTCAAGCTGAGTCATTTGATGTGGTATATGGTGGTGGTGAAGCAAATGTAGCTGTTTCCTTAGCAAACTATGGACTAGATGCTCATTTTGTATCAAAGCTACCTAAAAATCCAATTGGTGATAGTGCCTTAAATCATTTAAGAAGATTTGGAGTTAACAGTGATTATATTGCTAGGGGCGGAAATAGGGTTGGAATCTATTTCCTAGAAACAGGTGCTTCTATGAGACCCTCTAAGGTTGTTTACGATAGGGCCCATTCAGCTATAGCAGAAGCAGATATTCAAGATTTTGATTTTGATGAAATATTCAAGGACGCAGAGTGGTTCCATTTTTCAGGCATCACACCGGCTTTAAGCGAAAAAGCTGCACTTGTTACTGAAGAAGCCCTAAAGGCTGCTAAAAAACATGGCGTTACAGTATCAGTGGATTTGAACTATAGAAAGAAATTATGGACTCCTGAAAGAGCTAAGGAAGTTATGTCTAACCTAATGCAATACGTTGATGTTTGTATAGGAAATGAAGAAGATGCTGAAAAGGTTCTTGGCTTTAAACCTGGTAACACCGATGTAACTACTGGAGAATTGGAGCTTGAAGGCTACAAGAGTATATTTAAACAGATGAAGGAAACCTTTGGATTCAAATACGTAGTAACTACATTACGTGAAAGCTATTCTGCATCCGATAATGGTTGGTCGGCTTTAATTTATGATGGAAAGGAATTCTATCATTCTAAAAAATATGATGTGAGAATTGTGGATAGAGTTGGTGGAGGAGATTCCTTCGCTGGTGGACTAATATACTCCCTTGTATCTGGTAAGGATTTCAAGGACGCATTAGAATTTGCAGTTGCAGCATCTGCTTTAAAGCATACAATTCATGGGGATTTTAATCTAGTTTCCCCTGAAGAAGTTGAAGCCTTAGCAAAGGGTGATGCTTCCGGTAGAGTTCAAAGGTAAATGGCTATTAATATTATATGTTAATGAGCATTAACCCCCTCATAAATATATAATTATATATATAAACCTCACATTCCGATAAAAAACTGCTTTTAAAGCAGTTTTTTATCATTTTCATTATATTATTTTGGAAACTAACTCTCTACTAGGTGAGGCTATAACAGATGTACATACAATTTCACCTGTATCCTTCAATTTATTTAAACAAGTTTTTATTGCCGATTTAACGGAGGATATTTCTCCCGTTAGGATTACAAACCCCTTCCCCCCTAATCCTCTGGCTATTCTTATCTCTAATAATTCAACATTTGCGGCTTTAACAGCTATATCCCCAATAACTACAGCTGTCAATGCAGATATTGTTTCTACAATTCCTAAGGAAACTATTTTATTAACATCCGTCGTTGCAGTCAAAGCTGGAAAAACAGCTTTATGTACATTAGGTATTACATGGGTATCTATCGTAAATATCCCACCGAGGTTTCCACCTACTTTAACAGCAGTATTTACAGCTCCAACGTCTCCACATATCAAAGATACGTATTTCCCAGGACATAGAGGCGTAGATAATACAAGCTCAACATTTGCAGATTTTATCATCTCATCCGTTGCCTGTATTCCCCTTGCTATACTTTTAAATTCCACTAATCCAATAGCATCTTTCACCTGTATCCCCTCTTTTCATAAAAGATAAATTTACCATATTCCCCTTTCTTTGATTTTACTCCTTGCTGATTAAAATATAGTCGTCATGAATCTCTTTTACAATACCATTTATACTGGAATGCATCTTAGCTGCTAGCTTATCCCCTGGTATATCTAAGATTAATTGTCCTTTGCCTATCTTATCACCAGTTCCAACAACGGGCTCCGTACATGCTCCTATATGTTGTCGTCTATTTATCTTAACGGTATTGAAATTCCTTGTGATATCCTGTTTTAATGGGGCCTCAACATCATATTTTTCAATTCCCAATCGTGCTATTAATTTTTTTACTGGAAATTTTCTATATTCCCTAAATGGATTTGCCAGTTTAGGCTTTCTATTATGATTTTTCTTTATTCCATTACGGCCCATTTGATTCTTAAGAAACTTATTTAATTTCCAAGGTTGTAGACCCATAATACAAGCTTGTTCACAAAGTCCACATTCACAGCATAGAAAGGCTTCGGTTATGGACAGGGTACTATCACATGCATCTCCATAGCTCGCAATTCTCATTATTTTATCCGGATGTAATTTATGTCCTAATAGATTCCTTGGACAAACCTCGGTACATAGGGAACAATGACAGCAAGCACTTCTGGCCTGCTTTAACATCTTTTCTATGCCTTTATCCTTTGATTTAATCAAGCCATGATCCTTAGGTAGAACTATTATTCCCTTTGTGGTTTTAGTAATAGGTGCCTCAATGTCATCAATAAGTTTACCCATCATGGGGCCACCATCAATTACACAAAACTCTTCCTCCATAGTTCCACCAGCTAAATCCATGGCTTGCTTAATACTTATTCCTATTGGAAGCTTCATAGTTATAGGCATTCTCACTGCTCCAGTTACAGTTACATATTTATGTGTAACTACAATACCATTCAATGCATTATGTATATTTAAAAGTGTTTCAACGTTTATGACAATCACACCCACTTCTAAGGGTATTCCACCTTCGGGTACTATACGATTTAACACTTCATATACAGTGACTTGCTCATCTCCTGCAGGATAAAAATTCCCCAATTTAAATATATCTATATTTTCATATTGATTAATATATTTATTTAAGCTTTCCAAGGCCTTATGATATTTTGATTTTAAAGCCACTATTCCTTTTTTAGCTCCAGTTTCCTTAACAACACCATCTAACGCCTTCAATATTTCATTAGTCTTAGATGCCATAAGCTGTTGATCTACC
This region includes:
- a CDS encoding TRAP transporter small permease — translated: MDRVEEILNKALSFLCISLMGSLSFLVILCVILRYVFSISFVWTEELITILFLATTYFGLVLGVKHNEHIQIEFLTEKYGQRGKAISDVIIGLIVIFVQIIVFRASIVWIQKVGNVLSPGMRIPNKMIYAMFPISCILVAFYEVWKIKSVVLDILSGKLSNQKSVGS
- a CDS encoding TRAP transporter substrate-binding protein; this encodes MLKKSISILLAVIMIMGLMVGCSQKPASSETTSNDAKAKEKQEQIVMKVGHSQPTTTPRHKSFLEFEKIVEERSNGRIQVEIYPSGQLGNEPEMIEAVKMGSIQGVRAGRFDDVATELLVYTMPFLFDDVESFQKAARGEVGQKISKAAEKNNIVILATGDAGGFRNITNNVRPVQCPEDLKGLKIRTPGVESIIKTMEALGANPVSVPYVETYMALKTGVADGQENPFVNIESMKFNEVQKYLTVINYQVHPDPFYVSKSWFDTLSKEDQELLTKAAEDMMVISDKMMIEGNKEAFEKIKDSVEITELTPEQIEEFRKLAKPVYDYFINEKKYFSQDLIDEIKAIK
- the kduD gene encoding 2-dehydro-3-deoxy-D-gluconate 5-dehydrogenase KduD, with the protein product MDYNLSELCESFSLDMFSLKGKVAVVTGGNTGLGLAYVMALAKAGADIFIISYNEDNWEEINESIKGLGQKVEFIKTDLSKKENAKQSIDECIKRFGRIDVLINNAGTIRRSPILEYKDEDWEAVIDINLNAVYYLSQSAVKHMVKQGCGKIINIASMLSFQGGKFVPPYTASKHGVAGITKAFANELADKNIQINAIAPGYIATANTAPIRADEKRNEEILGRIPAGRWGETSDLMGTVVFLASKASDYVNGHILAIDGGWLVR
- the kduI gene encoding 5-dehydro-4-deoxy-D-glucuronate isomerase, with protein sequence MDTRYSVSPVEGKELDTQGLRENFLIEDLFKKDEINLVYSHVDRIIVGGACPTEPLKLEGGKSLGTDYFLERRELGIINIGGKGYVVADGEKIEMNPRDGLYIGKGVKEVVFGSEDSEKTAKFYFNSAPAHKEYPMKKINISDAEPEHLGSLEQSNKRTIYKYVHPAVCQSCQLSMGMTILEPNNVWNTMPCHTHERRMEVYMYFDMPEDGLVFHLMGKPEETRHIVMKNEQAVISPSWSIHSGVGTANYTFIWGMVGENQVFSDMDHINNCDLK
- a CDS encoding LacI family transcriptional regulator, with the translated sequence MATIDDIVKKSGVSRSTVFRFLNGNNVRESSKQLIVEAMKDLNYKMDKLTKSLNLNFEISVSPEYMHFQGFTQMVQGVMEACEKKDIKVNLVIRSGKQIDEDYSNWVKSDNKGVLIIGKNKEDEIREAKFLKKKNIPHIFINHRIEIPDISYVCVDFEKAAYDVVNYLINKGHRDILVIGNPQELLVDELKINGYLKAMKDNDIEIKDKHIIISQDSKESEKAIRNILVSKDRPTAYFGICDSKAIKFINIARTMGFSIPEDISVVGMDNVNMAEYSVPPLTSVEVNFKSLGEKSVEQLINIIKYDFTTIKAFLSHSIIERESVRQI
- a CDS encoding IclR family transcriptional regulator yields the protein MKSDIVQSVDRTFDIIEALMSGEVGLVDLSKRVNLNKSTVHRLLNTLIYRGYVNQNEDNNKYKLTLKFLEIGSITLNSVDIVLIAKQHIKRLSEETNEVVHLVSIEKNEIVYIDKIESNNTIRMHSYIGKRIPIYCTAVGKAYMAHLDNDQFSKLWKSVKDDLSKLTENTIISKDDMLKELNIIRHNGFAIDNEENEKGVICVAAPIFNYNKEIKYAISISTPKMRIDEDKIEYFGKLVKETSREISKDLGYIY
- a CDS encoding GDSL-type esterase/lipase family protein, whose protein sequence is MKIVCIGDSLTYGYKLSRSEVWTKLIEKKYGVEVLNKGINGDSTGGMLSRFYGDVIDNKPSYVFIMGGANDLIMEVPLNVIKSNISTMVHQAYGNNIIPIIGTQPLTEPKMAKRYWSNITDFVRVNEELMEIREWIMEFSGIFNVQVVDFCGELGSIINEENKTEFYIDGLHLTPKGNVNMLRTIESQGNLSFI
- a CDS encoding bifunctional 2-keto-4-hydroxyglutarate aldolase/2-keto-3-deoxy-6-phosphogluconate aldolase, encoding MKRHEIIKRIEDTGIVAVVRAENTEKAVNISKACMEGGIDAIEVTFTVPGAHRVIEDLVNEFGDRLLVGAGTVLDSETARIAILAGAKYIVSPGFDLDTAKLCNRYQIPYMPGCMTIKEMITAMEAGADVIKVFPGSAFGPSFIKAIKGPLPQAVLMPTGGVSLDNVDQWIKNGCVAVGAGGALTKGSREDITETAKKFVSKIKEARKS
- a CDS encoding sugar kinase, coding for MKKVVTMGEIMLRLSTPGYGRFVQAESFDVVYGGGEANVAVSLANYGLDAHFVSKLPKNPIGDSALNHLRRFGVNSDYIARGGNRVGIYFLETGASMRPSKVVYDRAHSAIAEADIQDFDFDEIFKDAEWFHFSGITPALSEKAALVTEEALKAAKKHGVTVSVDLNYRKKLWTPERAKEVMSNLMQYVDVCIGNEEDAEKVLGFKPGNTDVTTGELELEGYKSIFKQMKETFGFKYVVTTLRESYSASDNGWSALIYDGKEFYHSKKYDVRIVDRVGGGDSFAGGLIYSLVSGKDFKDALEFAVAASALKHTIHGDFNLVSPEEVEALAKGDASGRVQR
- a CDS encoding BMC domain-containing protein, which translates into the protein MKDAIGLVEFKSIARGIQATDEMIKSANVELVLSTPLCPGKYVSLICGDVGAVNTAVKVGGNLGGIFTIDTHVIPNVHKAVFPALTATTDVNKIVSLGIVETISALTAVVIGDIAVKAANVELLEIRIARGLGGKGFVILTGEISSVKSAIKTCLNKLKDTGEIVCTSVIASPSRELVSKII
- a CDS encoding SLBB domain-containing protein, with amino-acid sequence MENKLIQAVQEAGVVGAGGAGFPTHIKLRGNAEYIIVNGAECEPLLRVDQQLMASKTNEILKALDGVVKETGAKKGIVALKSKYHKALESLNKYINQYENIDIFKLGNFYPAGDEQVTVYEVLNRIVPEGGIPLEVGVIVINVETLLNIHNALNGIVVTHKYVTVTGAVRMPITMKLPIGISIKQAMDLAGGTMEEEFCVIDGGPMMGKLIDDIEAPITKTTKGIIVLPKDHGLIKSKDKGIEKMLKQARSACCHCSLCTEVCPRNLLGHKLHPDKIMRIASYGDACDSTLSITEAFLCCECGLCEQACIMGLQPWKLNKFLKNQMGRNGIKKNHNRKPKLANPFREYRKFPVKKLIARLGIEKYDVEAPLKQDITRNFNTVKINRRQHIGACTEPVVGTGDKIGKGQLILDIPGDKLAAKMHSSINGIVKEIHDDYILISKE